One window of the Pradoshia eiseniae genome contains the following:
- a CDS encoding YigZ family protein: MLKSYKTVKGYGEAEQTIQKSRFITYVNRVESEEEAIAFIQTIKKKHWDATHNCSAYMIGEQDLIQKANDDGEPSGTAGVPILEVIKKKGLKDTVVVVTRYFGGIKLGAGGLIRAYGGSASHGIDETGIVERKLMTIMKSTFDYTLLGKIENEHRNSHYAIKEIHYLDKVMIESYVEEDDKQAFTDWMTDLSNGQASIEEGEQLYLEQDL; this comes from the coding sequence ATGCTGAAATCATATAAAACAGTTAAAGGCTATGGAGAGGCCGAACAAACCATCCAAAAGTCCCGCTTTATCACCTATGTAAACCGTGTCGAATCAGAAGAGGAGGCTATCGCCTTCATTCAAACCATCAAGAAAAAACACTGGGATGCCACCCACAATTGCTCGGCATATATGATTGGCGAGCAAGACCTCATCCAAAAAGCAAATGATGATGGCGAGCCGAGCGGCACAGCCGGAGTTCCCATTCTCGAAGTTATCAAGAAAAAGGGCTTAAAAGACACCGTCGTCGTGGTCACTCGCTACTTCGGCGGAATCAAGCTCGGTGCCGGCGGTCTCATTCGCGCATATGGGGGATCAGCCTCCCATGGAATTGACGAAACCGGCATAGTCGAACGCAAACTCATGACGATTATGAAATCAACGTTTGACTACACCCTGCTCGGCAAAATCGAGAATGAACATCGTAATTCTCACTATGCCATCAAGGAGATCCACTACTTAGACAAGGTAATGATTGAATCTTATGTCGAGGAAGACGACAAACAAGCCTTCACCGACTGGATGACCGATCTATCAAACGGCCAGGCATCCATCGAAGAAGGAGAACAGCTATATTTAGAGCAGGACCTATGA
- a CDS encoding sensor histidine kinase, whose protein sequence is MKVPKIDSKALDNILDNMLETVNYSKSEIYEIGERCQQDFDQIISELETVKSMVLKVIADGDELERKARESRKRLSFVSSRFKEFTEEQVRDAYEKAHMLQVDLTMNRELEKQLRKRRDDLERRLVGLQETIDRADNLVSKISVILQYLNSDLREMSDVLDMYKQKQDFGFKIIEAQEAERKKLSREIHDGPAQMLANVMVRSDLTERIFRERGPEEALLEIRSLKQMVRSALSEVRRIIYDLRPMALDDLGLVPTLRKYLQTIGEYNPQIEFKFQVYGQERRLESNYEVALFRLAQEAVQNAIKHADASVIVVRLELLNDKGTLTVRDNGKGFDPQKQSDGSFGIMGMNERVDTLEGELTIQSSIDGGTLVYIHIPLKSSSKV, encoded by the coding sequence GTGAAAGTACCTAAAATAGATAGCAAAGCATTAGATAATATCCTTGATAATATGCTAGAAACGGTGAACTATAGTAAATCGGAAATCTATGAGATTGGCGAACGATGCCAGCAGGATTTCGATCAAATTATATCAGAGCTTGAGACTGTGAAGTCAATGGTGTTAAAGGTAATCGCTGATGGAGATGAATTAGAGCGAAAGGCCCGGGAATCAAGAAAACGGCTGAGCTTTGTTTCCTCCCGCTTCAAGGAGTTTACGGAAGAACAGGTACGCGATGCCTATGAGAAGGCGCATATGCTTCAGGTTGACTTAACGATGAACAGGGAGCTTGAGAAGCAGCTGCGCAAACGCCGTGATGATCTGGAGAGACGACTAGTTGGCCTACAGGAAACGATTGACCGGGCCGATAATCTCGTATCAAAAATCTCGGTTATATTGCAGTATTTAAATAGCGATTTGCGAGAGATGTCTGATGTACTTGATATGTATAAGCAGAAGCAGGATTTTGGGTTTAAGATTATTGAAGCGCAAGAGGCTGAAAGGAAGAAGCTTTCGCGTGAGATCCATGATGGTCCTGCCCAAATGCTTGCGAATGTCATGGTTCGCTCCGACTTGACCGAACGAATATTCAGGGAACGCGGTCCAGAAGAAGCATTGCTTGAGATTCGCTCCTTGAAGCAGATGGTCAGAAGTGCCCTTTCAGAAGTGCGGCGCATCATATATGACCTGCGTCCAATGGCGCTGGATGATCTTGGCCTTGTTCCGACATTGCGGAAATATTTGCAGACAATTGGCGAGTACAATCCCCAGATTGAATTTAAGTTCCAGGTATACGGACAAGAAAGGCGGCTTGAGAGCAATTATGAGGTGGCTCTGTTTCGTTTAGCGCAGGAGGCTGTCCAAAATGCCATCAAGCATGCAGATGCAAGTGTAATCGTCGTTAGACTGGAGCTGTTGAATGATAAAGGGACATTAACCGTACGTGACAATGGGAAAGGCTTTGATCCGCAGAAACAGTCTGATGGTTCATTTGGAATTATGGGTATGAATGAGCGAGTTGATACACTTGAAGGAGAGTTAACAATCCAGTCGAGTATTGATGGAGGGACGCTCGTGTATATTCATATTCCGCTAAAGTCCTCCTCTAAAGTGTAA
- a CDS encoding GNAT family N-acetyltransferase gives MEPNLTIREAFIEDLPRIVDIYNSTIEGRMVTADLEPVTVESRIDWFHEHNSGTRPLWVMTERENIIGWLSFQNFYGRPAYNATAEVSIYIDASYRKRGIGKVFLEEAIRRAPNYGIHTLLGFIFGHNEPSIRLFKRYGFETWAHLPNVAELDGVERDLVILGKRVSEKHNS, from the coding sequence ATGGAGCCCAACTTGACGATTAGAGAGGCTTTTATCGAGGATTTACCAAGGATTGTGGACATCTACAATTCAACTATTGAGGGTAGAATGGTCACGGCTGATTTGGAACCAGTTACGGTGGAAAGCCGAATTGATTGGTTTCATGAGCACAATTCAGGCACGCGCCCCCTATGGGTGATGACAGAAAGGGAGAACATCATCGGCTGGCTTAGTTTTCAAAACTTTTATGGTCGGCCTGCGTACAATGCGACAGCTGAGGTCAGCATTTATATAGATGCTTCCTACCGAAAGCGTGGTATTGGAAAAGTCTTTCTTGAGGAAGCGATTCGTCGGGCGCCGAATTATGGAATCCATACACTTCTTGGGTTTATCTTTGGCCATAATGAGCCAAGTATTCGCCTGTTCAAGCGATACGGATTTGAGACATGGGCTCATTTGCCCAACGTCGCTGAACTTGACGGGGTCGAGCGTGATTTAGTTATTTTAGGGAAACGCGTGAGCGAAAAGCATAATAGTTAA
- a CDS encoding DegV family protein has protein sequence MRTAVVTDSTAYIPEDLRNRFNIHIVPLNVVFGEEAYREELELTASDFYEMVRRYGQLPTTSQPPIGQFVELYEQLSKEYDAVISIHLSSGISGTFQGAVAAGNMVEGIDVHAFDSEVSCMVQGFYVLEAAKMAQEGHEPGEIMARLEELREKSDAYFIVDDLQNLQRGGRLNGASALIGSLLQVKPILHFENKVIVPFEKIRTKKKALKRVIELFEEEYQKGEPLQAVIIHGNAEEEALELKAELEQSYPNAEFIVSYFGAVIGTHLGEGAMGLGWTIR, from the coding sequence ATGAGGACTGCAGTAGTAACGGATAGTACAGCGTACATACCGGAAGACTTACGTAATCGTTTTAATATACATATCGTACCCCTAAATGTTGTATTCGGTGAAGAAGCCTATCGAGAAGAGCTCGAACTGACGGCTTCTGATTTTTATGAGATGGTTCGCCGCTATGGCCAACTTCCCACTACCTCCCAGCCGCCAATTGGTCAATTCGTTGAGTTGTATGAGCAATTATCTAAAGAATACGATGCGGTAATCAGCATTCATTTATCCAGCGGAATCAGCGGTACTTTCCAAGGCGCCGTCGCAGCCGGGAATATGGTTGAAGGCATTGATGTACATGCCTTTGATTCAGAAGTTAGCTGTATGGTACAAGGCTTCTATGTCCTAGAAGCCGCCAAAATGGCTCAGGAAGGACATGAGCCTGGTGAGATCATGGCTCGCTTAGAAGAGCTGCGTGAGAAGTCCGATGCATACTTTATCGTCGATGACTTGCAGAATTTACAGCGCGGGGGCCGTTTAAACGGGGCATCCGCTCTGATTGGCAGTCTCTTGCAGGTGAAACCAATTCTTCATTTCGAGAATAAAGTCATCGTACCTTTCGAAAAAATCCGCACGAAGAAAAAAGCACTTAAGCGTGTCATTGAATTATTCGAAGAGGAATATCAAAAAGGTGAACCGCTTCAGGCTGTCATCATTCATGGTAATGCCGAAGAAGAAGCTCTGGAGCTGAAAGCAGAGCTGGAGCAATCCTATCCAAATGCTGAATTCATCGTCAGTTATTTCGGTGCTGTTATTGGCACCCACCTAGGCGAGGGAGCTATGGGTCTCGGCTGGACAATTCGTTAA
- a CDS encoding DEAD/DEAH box helicase → MVYTPLHSLLSGRELLLQEIPSEFHDSLQSPDIYTMKAIEQNACRRCGNSDPRLLARFPHQACGTDCLYCRKCIMMGRVSACSTLYGWGGSPVEWDSAEAKLSWDGVLSPSQAEASKAIVQAVQEKAELLVWAVCGAGKTEMVFAGIEEALKDGKRVCIAAPRTDVILELEPRLKAVFPHIPVIALHGQSTEKHAFAPLVLSTVHQLLRYANAFDLMIIDEVDAFPFSFDSSLQFAAQKAGKKDSTRIYLTATPSADYQRRFRKGELRGVILPARFHRKPIPMPEIRWGGNWQKSIQKKQIPSPLLSWLTAIIKKQEPFFIFFPHIDLMKEALPLFRGLSLSIDSVHADDPARREKVMKLRGGELQGLLTTTILERGVTIPKLNVAVIGAENDLFTEAALVQIAGRVGRAKEHPAGEAIFFHYGKTEEMKAAVKQIMRMNEEARKRGLLD, encoded by the coding sequence TTGGTCTATACTCCCCTTCATTCCCTCCTCTCTGGAAGAGAGCTTCTCCTTCAAGAAATACCCTCTGAATTTCATGATTCCCTTCAATCACCGGATATTTATACGATGAAAGCTATTGAGCAAAACGCATGTCGGCGCTGCGGCAATAGCGACCCGCGGCTGTTAGCCCGCTTTCCCCATCAGGCATGCGGGACAGACTGCCTTTATTGCCGGAAATGCATCATGATGGGACGGGTATCTGCCTGCAGTACCCTGTATGGGTGGGGCGGTTCACCTGTTGAATGGGATTCTGCTGAAGCGAAGCTGAGCTGGGATGGAGTTCTTTCCCCTTCTCAAGCAGAGGCGTCTAAAGCTATTGTCCAGGCTGTTCAGGAGAAGGCTGAGCTGCTCGTCTGGGCGGTGTGCGGAGCTGGAAAGACAGAGATGGTCTTTGCCGGGATTGAGGAAGCACTTAAGGATGGCAAGCGGGTCTGTATTGCGGCGCCCCGCACGGATGTCATCTTAGAGCTTGAGCCGCGGCTGAAGGCTGTGTTCCCCCATATACCGGTCATCGCCCTCCACGGCCAAAGTACGGAGAAGCATGCCTTTGCCCCTTTAGTGCTCTCCACGGTCCATCAGCTCCTCCGTTATGCCAATGCCTTTGACCTCATGATTATTGATGAAGTCGATGCTTTTCCATTCTCCTTCGATTCTAGCCTGCAATTTGCCGCACAGAAAGCAGGTAAGAAAGATAGCACGCGCATTTATTTGACTGCAACCCCTTCTGCTGATTATCAAAGACGATTCAGGAAGGGAGAGCTCCGCGGGGTTATTCTCCCGGCAAGGTTTCACCGAAAGCCCATTCCGATGCCGGAGATTCGCTGGGGAGGGAACTGGCAGAAGAGCATACAGAAAAAACAGATTCCCTCCCCCTTGTTAAGCTGGCTCACGGCCATTATCAAAAAGCAGGAGCCGTTCTTCATTTTCTTCCCCCACATCGACCTCATGAAAGAAGCTCTTCCCTTATTCCGCGGACTTTCTCTCTCGATTGATTCCGTCCATGCTGACGACCCCGCGCGGCGCGAGAAGGTGATGAAGCTCCGCGGCGGAGAGCTCCAAGGTTTGTTGACAACGACCATCCTGGAAAGAGGCGTGACAATTCCGAAATTAAATGTAGCAGTGATTGGTGCAGAGAATGATTTATTTACAGAGGCGGCCTTAGTCCAGATTGCCGGAAGGGTCGGCCGGGCGAAGGAACATCCAGCAGGTGAGGCCATCTTCTTTCATTACGGCAAAACAGAGGAGATGAAGGCTGCGGTCAAGCAAATCATGCGCATGAATGAGGAAGCCAGGAAAAGGGGGCTGCTTGATTAA
- a CDS encoding ComF family protein, which produces MFFQKELCLYCHMPFEEQTGWAGLLFLTEPDLLCEGCRSGLAPIHGNRCDRCSRPMHEQGRCQDCIRWEETPSIGGALDKNISLYTYNSFMKEYIARFKYRGDYELARLFGEEIRKAAPKADMILPVPLSEERMRERGFNQARALGEMAGLKMQEGLVRMHSEKQAKMTRRERIERRQVFEIHPDAPVFRGKTILLIDDIYTTGTTLRQAGILLKEAGARRVLSVTIAR; this is translated from the coding sequence ATGTTTTTTCAAAAAGAGCTTTGCTTATATTGCCATATGCCGTTTGAGGAACAGACAGGGTGGGCCGGATTGCTGTTTCTGACAGAGCCTGATTTGCTTTGTGAAGGATGCAGGAGCGGGCTAGCGCCTATCCATGGCAATCGGTGTGATCGATGCAGCCGTCCTATGCATGAACAGGGGAGGTGCCAGGATTGTATAAGATGGGAGGAAACGCCTTCGATCGGCGGCGCTCTTGATAAGAATATTTCCCTGTACACCTATAATTCGTTCATGAAGGAATACATCGCCAGATTCAAATATCGGGGAGATTATGAACTAGCCCGCCTATTTGGAGAAGAGATAAGAAAGGCTGCACCGAAGGCAGATATGATTCTGCCGGTACCCTTAAGTGAGGAGCGCATGCGTGAGCGCGGATTCAATCAGGCTCGGGCGCTTGGAGAGATGGCTGGTTTGAAGATGCAGGAGGGACTGGTGCGGATGCACAGTGAGAAGCAGGCGAAAATGACGAGGCGGGAGCGAATAGAGAGGCGTCAAGTATTTGAGATACATCCCGATGCGCCTGTATTCAGAGGTAAGACGATTTTACTGATTGATGATATCTACACGACGGGAACGACGCTCCGTCAGGCGGGAATCCTTCTAAAAGAGGCAGGAGCAAGGCGGGTGCTTTCCGTGACGATTGCACGCTAG
- the flgM gene encoding flagellar biosynthesis anti-sigma factor FlgM: MMRINQISQYGIQQYQKSINKPDEGMKATQTDKVEISKQAMELQSSPAAQAERQARIDEIKIQIENGTYQVNTKATAESLLNFYSKK, from the coding sequence ATGATGAGGATTAATCAAATTAGCCAATATGGAATCCAGCAATATCAAAAGAGTATAAATAAGCCTGATGAAGGCATGAAGGCTACGCAAACCGATAAGGTGGAAATCTCTAAGCAGGCGATGGAGCTTCAAAGCAGTCCGGCTGCCCAGGCAGAGCGCCAAGCGAGAATAGATGAAATCAAGATTCAAATTGAAAATGGCACCTATCAAGTCAATACAAAAGCAACAGCAGAAAGCCTGCTGAACTTCTATTCAAAAAAATAA
- a CDS encoding flagellar protein FlgN: protein MTVQLIMEKMDGLTKVHMDLLKLSKEKAEAIKQSNLKPFAVIVAKEQKLIQLIDGLEEERGELVRTYLGGSEGTLADCLEKASSYERGMLSEYGKRLLGLVEELRGQNELNRQLIQQSLQFINMNMALLLPEEDTYTYERPEQAGESRQSRSLFDSKA from the coding sequence ATGACGGTTCAGCTGATTATGGAGAAGATGGATGGGCTAACAAAAGTGCATATGGATTTGCTCAAGCTGTCTAAGGAGAAAGCGGAGGCCATCAAGCAATCAAATCTCAAGCCATTTGCCGTAATAGTCGCCAAGGAACAGAAGCTTATTCAGCTGATTGACGGCTTGGAGGAGGAGCGTGGCGAGCTCGTGCGAACATATCTAGGCGGCAGTGAAGGGACATTGGCCGATTGTCTCGAAAAGGCATCCAGCTATGAACGGGGGATGCTTTCTGAATACGGGAAACGCCTGCTTGGCCTAGTCGAAGAGTTACGGGGGCAAAATGAGCTGAATCGGCAGCTGATCCAGCAATCGCTTCAATTCATTAACATGAACATGGCTCTCCTCTTGCCTGAAGAGGACACCTATACATATGAACGGCCAGAGCAGGCTGGGGAGTCCAGGCAAAGCCGTTCCCTATTTGACTCAAAGGCTTAA
- the flgK gene encoding flagellar hook-associated protein FlgK, producing the protein MTSTFHGLETAKRGLVAQQTALSVVGHNIANANTLGYSRQRVNQTAGAAYPSPGLNRAQMAGQLGTGVQAESIQRIRDHFLDAQYRNESSKLGYYGTAHNVMTEIEGVMNELDDTGLANSIDTFWQSLQDLAANSVNAGAKAIVRERGIALAGTFNYLSESLQMVRSNLESELQVTVKEINGLLEGIDNLNKQIDLVEPNGALPNDLYDARDNLIDELSGKLSIKVEYVSNGGNASAQAAGTAVIHFLNGTESTTTLVDKAGYSVISVTQAGDDSAVDTVIIGDSAIAASDFVSKGKLLAMMEGYGYMDADGNVKGEVTDMMQELDQMAFIFATEFNKVHKAGLSVNEISYGNTDTLFFSEEDGGSEPADAKGFAGRIQVADAIIDSIDNLATATTSSPIKGDGANVLNLANVIYAEFNYKDAGGNDSPTVEKSSLIGYLQKVIGEMGGKTQTADRLSSNSETLLQSVLDKRSSVSGVSLDEEMTNLVQFQQAYNASARMVTLLDECLDRIINGLGLGGR; encoded by the coding sequence ATGACGTCAACATTCCATGGGTTAGAAACGGCCAAACGAGGCCTTGTCGCTCAGCAAACCGCATTGTCTGTCGTGGGACATAATATCGCCAATGCGAACACACTCGGATACAGCCGCCAGCGTGTGAACCAGACAGCCGGTGCCGCGTACCCGAGTCCTGGCTTGAACCGCGCGCAAATGGCCGGCCAGCTTGGCACGGGTGTGCAAGCTGAGTCCATCCAGCGCATTCGCGATCATTTTCTCGACGCCCAATATCGTAATGAAAGCTCGAAGCTCGGCTATTATGGCACGGCTCATAATGTGATGACAGAGATTGAGGGTGTCATGAATGAACTGGATGATACGGGGCTGGCCAATTCGATTGACACGTTCTGGCAATCATTGCAAGACCTTGCCGCAAACTCCGTTAATGCAGGAGCCAAGGCCATTGTCCGTGAGCGGGGCATTGCCTTGGCGGGAACATTTAATTATTTGAGTGAGTCCCTGCAGATGGTGCGGAGCAATCTCGAGAGTGAGCTTCAGGTGACGGTAAAGGAAATCAATGGTCTGCTTGAGGGAATTGACAATCTGAATAAGCAGATTGACCTTGTCGAACCAAATGGCGCTTTGCCGAATGACCTATATGACGCACGTGATAACCTCATTGATGAATTGTCAGGAAAGTTATCTATCAAGGTGGAGTATGTCAGCAATGGGGGAAATGCCAGTGCACAGGCCGCGGGCACCGCTGTGATTCACTTTTTGAACGGAACCGAATCCACAACCACGCTTGTAGACAAGGCTGGCTATAGTGTCATTTCTGTCACGCAAGCTGGCGATGATTCGGCTGTTGATACCGTGATAATTGGCGACTCGGCCATTGCGGCGAGTGATTTTGTATCAAAGGGTAAGCTCCTCGCCATGATGGAGGGCTATGGATACATGGATGCGGACGGGAATGTGAAGGGTGAAGTGACTGACATGATGCAGGAGCTTGACCAAATGGCCTTCATCTTTGCGACGGAATTCAATAAGGTACATAAGGCAGGCTTAAGCGTGAATGAAATCAGCTATGGGAATACGGATACACTCTTCTTCTCCGAGGAAGACGGGGGTTCAGAGCCCGCTGATGCTAAAGGCTTCGCTGGGCGAATTCAGGTTGCGGATGCAATCATAGATAGTATAGATAATCTGGCAACAGCTACGACATCAAGCCCCATTAAAGGGGATGGAGCGAATGTACTCAATCTTGCCAATGTCATCTATGCCGAATTCAATTACAAGGATGCGGGCGGGAATGATTCCCCGACAGTGGAAAAATCCAGCCTTATTGGGTATTTGCAAAAGGTCATTGGAGAAATGGGCGGGAAAACGCAAACGGCGGATCGCCTTTCAAGCAATAGTGAGACCTTGCTGCAATCAGTTCTCGACAAACGCTCATCCGTTAGCGGGGTATCGCTCGATGAGGAAATGACGAATCTCGTCCAATTCCAGCAGGCGTATAATGCTTCCGCAAGGATGGTTACGCTCCTGGACGAATGCTTAGATCGAATCATTAACGGCCTAGGATTAGGCGGCAGGTAG
- the flgL gene encoding flagellar hook-associated protein FlgL, whose translation MRVTQSMIASHSLRNISQSYGRISASLEQMSSGKKISKPSDDPVIAQRGMYYRANLNEITQYNRNLSEAFLWMDNSEAAMEQANSNLQRIRELVVQASSDTNTVEDRLAIAKEIDQLKADLVEVANTKVSERYMFNGTNVTEPPVAIDDAGNVTVTAADTAYLVEVSRGSQLKVNANLNALLGQGLFDTISEISAELTGNDTDLDALLADLDGHMSAFSAERSDLGARYNRLELLESRIQYQEDLSAKALSDNEDIDLEKIITDYSNQKAVHEAALTVGSNLIQRSLVDFLR comes from the coding sequence ATGAGAGTTACACAAAGCATGATTGCGTCCCATTCCTTGCGCAATATTAGCCAAAGCTATGGGAGGATCTCGGCAAGCTTAGAGCAAATGTCGAGCGGCAAGAAAATCTCCAAGCCATCTGATGACCCAGTCATCGCTCAAAGAGGGATGTATTACCGTGCTAACCTAAATGAAATCACGCAGTATAACCGAAATCTCTCGGAAGCATTTTTATGGATGGATAACTCTGAAGCAGCGATGGAGCAGGCGAACAGCAATCTGCAGCGCATCCGTGAATTAGTCGTTCAGGCATCGAGTGATACGAACACGGTAGAAGACCGGCTGGCGATTGCGAAGGAGATTGACCAGCTTAAGGCAGATTTGGTTGAAGTCGCAAATACAAAAGTATCCGAACGGTACATGTTTAATGGGACGAATGTGACGGAGCCCCCAGTCGCCATCGACGATGCGGGCAATGTAACGGTCACCGCGGCGGATACGGCTTATCTTGTCGAGGTATCCCGTGGCTCGCAGCTGAAGGTGAATGCTAATTTGAATGCCCTGCTAGGACAAGGATTATTTGACACAATCAGTGAGATTTCTGCGGAACTAACAGGGAATGACACGGATCTTGATGCCTTGCTCGCTGATTTAGACGGACATATGTCCGCATTCTCCGCTGAGAGGTCGGATCTTGGGGCACGCTACAACCGTTTAGAGCTATTGGAATCACGGATTCAGTACCAAGAAGATCTATCTGCCAAAGCGTTGAGCGATAATGAGGACATTGACTTGGAGAAAATCATTACAGACTATTCCAATCAGAAGGCTGTCCATGAGGCTGCCCTAACTGTCGGGTCGAATCTGATTCAGCGCTCACTCGTTGACTTCCTTAGATAA
- the fliW gene encoding flagellar assembly protein FliW — protein sequence MKLATKYHGEQEIAESDIVWFEDGLPGFGEEKKWVILPLTEDETFYVLQSALTPKLALILTNPFLTRPDYEFKLEDEAVHAIGATKENIIVYSVVSVKEPFKESTLNLQAPIVMDVKSRRAKQVILSDADYEIRTPLFPKVESKGE from the coding sequence ATGAAACTAGCGACAAAATACCATGGGGAACAGGAAATAGCAGAAAGCGATATTGTATGGTTTGAAGATGGGCTTCCTGGCTTTGGCGAAGAAAAGAAATGGGTGATTCTGCCGCTGACCGAGGATGAGACCTTCTATGTTCTTCAATCCGCTTTAACGCCTAAACTGGCTCTTATCCTGACAAACCCATTTTTGACCCGCCCAGACTATGAATTCAAGCTCGAGGACGAGGCTGTGCACGCAATTGGGGCAACGAAGGAGAATATTATCGTCTACTCGGTCGTTTCCGTAAAAGAACCATTTAAGGAATCCACGCTTAATCTACAGGCACCAATCGTGATGGATGTGAAAAGCCGCCGTGCGAAGCAAGTCATCCTCAGTGATGCAGATTATGAGATCCGTACCCCACTATTCCCAAAAGTCGAAAGCAAGGGGGAATGA
- the csrA gene encoding carbon storage regulator CsrA, which produces MLILSRKKDESILIGSDIEVTVIAVQGDQVKLGIKAPKKVDVYRKELFEEIQNENVEASEITLNLSELLKNTKYRS; this is translated from the coding sequence ATGCTGATCTTATCCCGCAAAAAGGATGAATCGATTCTCATTGGCTCAGATATTGAAGTCACCGTCATTGCTGTGCAGGGAGACCAAGTTAAGCTCGGCATCAAAGCGCCGAAGAAGGTGGATGTGTACCGGAAAGAGCTATTTGAAGAAATTCAAAACGAAAATGTCGAAGCATCTGAAATCACTCTCAATCTATCTGAACTTCTGAAAAACACAAAATATAGGTCTTAG
- a CDS encoding flagellin N-terminal helical domain-containing protein gives MIINHNIASLNTNRHLSAANVAQGKSMEKLSSGLRINRAGDDAAGLAISEKMRGQIRGLNQASRNAQDGISLIQTAEGALNETHSILQRMRELAVQSSNDTNTDTDRAELQKEVDLLAQEITRISTDTEFNTIKLNDGTAKDVTFQIGANSSQNIKVSIDDMGSKALGVVGVTPGTTEVVDGLSLSNLTLDEYSISYAAASSAEITETTVAVDKDAKTITITLAQLANNDVTAKKEDVLKALNETGVVSATAAAGTDLTTLADRGTTGGTPLAAGTPDDTKGINITSQESADSAITTINAAIESVSAQRSNLGAIQNRLEYTINNLNTSSENLTAAESRIRDADMAKEISNQTKQSILAQASQAMLAQANQQPQNVLSLLR, from the coding sequence ATGATTATCAACCACAATATCGCTTCACTTAACACAAATCGCCACTTGTCAGCAGCAAACGTAGCACAAGGCAAATCCATGGAGAAACTATCTTCTGGTCTTCGGATTAACCGTGCTGGAGATGACGCGGCAGGTCTTGCAATCTCCGAAAAAATGCGTGGACAAATCCGCGGGTTGAATCAAGCAAGCCGAAATGCTCAGGATGGAATCTCTTTGATTCAGACTGCTGAGGGTGCTTTGAATGAAACTCATTCTATCCTTCAACGTATGCGTGAATTGGCAGTTCAATCTTCCAATGATACGAATACAGATACAGACCGTGCAGAACTTCAAAAAGAGGTTGATCTATTAGCACAAGAAATCACTCGTATTTCTACAGATACAGAATTCAATACAATTAAATTGAATGATGGTACAGCTAAAGATGTTACCTTCCAGATTGGGGCGAATAGCAGCCAAAATATTAAAGTAAGTATTGATGATATGGGGTCAAAAGCATTGGGAGTAGTTGGAGTTACTCCAGGTACAACTGAGGTAGTAGATGGACTTTCTTTATCTAACTTAACATTAGACGAATATAGTATTTCCTATGCAGCTGCATCAAGTGCTGAAATTACTGAAACAACTGTAGCTGTAGATAAAGATGCAAAAACAATTACAATTACATTAGCGCAGTTAGCTAATAATGATGTTACAGCAAAAAAAGAAGATGTACTAAAAGCATTAAATGAAACAGGAGTGGTGTCGGCTACTGCAGCTGCTGGAACGGACTTAACAACATTAGCTGATCGTGGAACTACAGGAGGTACCCCATTAGCTGCCGGTACACCTGATGATACAAAAGGTATTAACATCACTTCCCAGGAAAGTGCAGATAGCGCAATCACAACAATAAATGCTGCGATTGAATCTGTCTCAGCCCAACGTTCAAACCTAGGCGCAATCCAAAACCGCCTAGAGTACACAATCAACAACCTAAACACGTCTTCCGAAAACCTAACAGCCGCTGAATCCCGTATCCGAGACGCAGACATGGCAAAAGAAATCAGCAATCAAACGAAACAATCCATCCTTGCCCAAGCTTCTCAAGCGATGCTTGCTCAAGCGAACCAACAGCCGCAAAACGTACTTTCCTTGCTGCGTTAA